Proteins encoded in a region of the Neodiprion virginianus isolate iyNeoVirg1 chromosome 2, iyNeoVirg1.1, whole genome shotgun sequence genome:
- the LOC124297517 gene encoding hamartin isoform X1 has protein sequence MSSSAKGVTELFDLLESNKLGAVEEMKKVFHDHFLITKDNWLVNGLFDYYLSTNSLRAIEVLVGVREPHDKHLLDRLAEALTKHTSNGQNQRVQALTLLSHVVRRHPTWLYKLPNHCLFDRLLKLLKTDGEILPLLSALLLLVTLLPMLPAYLNPFLNDIFEVFARLASYHHQLSSQASLATSASPSVEMERDRLYIFHLQVGLESLFHRLYAMYPCNFLSFLRQHYMQRDSFATFSYTVNPMLDLVRMHPLLVTATKEIETSANRWKKMEHHDVVAECGRFALDKFREDVPINTGYQPPITHPIIEPPSHSHDLIDGVSSFGLKPVGEEGFWSPSMSIPPNSPPPHETRSTPSTPNNIRIGASPPEAAVEATPETTPVKDLRQQPARAPPTSSAVVRALGSFGNGLSNESRPSTPITVNPSTAGVMSSTPGTIDNISNNTNSHVVLSQKINKLFAERQTSQLSYSQTSVSQEFELNNSNLRSIRDTEVYLGQNGSSDDWQDDQENEKLAKQVLQIVGDSQKNIGSIEDIIKETSNTNSSFETAMANLSQKVQRLRFYSQCQAPLSHQISHYYNKVRRTTSCPEMNIQNDGILGSIKPFYAEENDHEKSTEEASTQTHDLVPYEHLLLGVVSSRVQESDLANKSNTESCISPNFMLERYIQACARITHSNHNKQTGTAKHKQHQRQKKKGAEDDPSVQAVSEDGVDYVIHINLDSGNQLLQLTQMQLQFERQRREVHAERNRRLLGKLRDTQALEEHNAALRDRLRILENETEDLRVELERTKKEARQAERRHAETHNQLQLQCAEEQQRSRELNELNGALKLELEEERAKVDQGLRELRATEAALFDAAHQLKGALKAANQGKLLKCALDTLQKRFLLLGEVQLKLQEQMVGPTPMARQEAAQIQRSYSEELSNLRRQLESRISLIEALRARLMELEGGEAQREALLTEQHQLLQEAKERHEAELEALESKYKAQRAINLHLEERVLELLGTLEDKSSTNACTTNTVSSASPKERSPPLSVSLASSSEGSLAFMQSGSGTGFMMSDCCDPAGEITNLQAIVDPGPSPSHESQTQQQQQPPA, from the exons ATGAGCTCTAGCGCAAAGGGAGTAACCGAGCTTTTTGACCTCTTAGAGTCCAACAAGCTCGGAGCCGTGGAAGAGATGAAGAAAGTATTTCACGATCATTTCCTAATTA CTAAAGATAACTGGCTTGTGAATGGACTATTCGATTATTACCTCTCAACAAACTCCCTCCGAGCCATCGAGGTATTGGTGGGAGTCCGAGAACCTCATGATAAGCATCTGTTGGACCGGCTAGCGGAGGCACTAACTAAACATACTAGCAATGGGCAAAATCAGCGGGTACAAGCTCTAACACTTCTAAGCCACGTAGTACGAAGGCATCCTACTTGGCTGTACAAACTCCCCAATCATTGCCTCTTCGATCGACTACTAAAGCTTCTCAAG ACCGATGGGGAGATTTTACCACTACTGAGTGCCCTGCTTTTGCTGGTAACGTTACTGCCCATGCTGCCGGCGTATCTAAATCCATTCCTCAATGATATCTTCGAAGTCTTCGCTAGATTAGCCTCCTACCACCATCAACTATCATCCCAGGCTTCATTGGCAACTTCTGCTTCACCTTCCGTAGAAATGGAGAGAGACAgactatatatttttcatctacaG GTTGGATTGGAAAGTTTGTTTCACAGACTATACGCGATGTATCCGTGCAACTTTTTGTCGTTCCTTCGACAGCACTACATGCAGCGTGATTCATTTGCTACATTTTCATACACTGTTAATCCAATGTTGGATTTAGTGCGGATGCATCCTCTTCTTGTTACGGCAACCAAAGAAATCGAGACTTCTGCCAACAG gtggaaaaaaatggagCATCACGACGTAGTGGCTGAGTGTGGCCGATTTGCACTTGACAAATTTCGGGAGGATGTGCCAATAAATACTGGGTATCAGCCACCAATCACACATCCCATAATAG aacCTCCCTCTCACTCTCACGATCTAATAGACGGTGTAAGTAGTTTTGGATTAAAACCTGTTGGAGAGGAGGGATTTTGGTCACCAAGCATGAGTATACCTCCCAATAGTCCTCCACCACATGAAACTCGCTCCACACCTTCAACGCCAAATAATATTAGAATTGGGGCATCTCCACCTGAGGCAGCTGTCGAAGCAACACCCGAAACGACTCCAGTTAAG GATTTGCGGCAACAACCGGCTCGAGCACCTCCTACTAGCTCGGCTGTAGTTCGAGCTTTGGGCTCTTTTGGCAATGGGCTATCGAATGAATCACGGCCATCGACTCCTATCACCGTAAATCCTTCCACAGCTGGAGTAATGAGCAGCACACCTGGCACAATCGACAACATTTCAAACAATACTAATTCACATGTGGTTCTATCTCAAAagattaacaaattatttgCTGAACGACAAACGAGCCAGCTTAGCTACTCGCAGACTTCTGTGTCCCAAGAATTCGAGCTAAATAATAGTAACCTGAGGAGTATAAGGGACACTGAAGTTTATTTGGGTCAAAACGGAAGTAGCGATGATTGGCAAGATGATCAAGAG aatgaaaaattggcaaaacAGGTCCTTCAAATCGTTGGAGATTCACAGAAAAATATTGGATCCATAGAAGATATAATTAAAGAGACGTCAAATACTAATTCATCTTTTGAAACCGCGATGGCAAACTTGTCCCAGAAAGTTCAACGTCTTCGTTTTTATTCGCAATGCCAAGCACCACTGTCCCACCAAATTTCACATTATTACAACAAG GTGCGCAGAACCACCTCCTGCCCAGAAATGAACATTCAGAATGATGGAATTTTGGGAAGTATTAAACCATTTTATGCCGAAGAAAACGACCATGAAAAAAGTACAGAGGAGGCGAGTACTCAGACACATGATTTAGTACCGTACGAACATCTTCTACTCGGAGTTGTTTCAAGCAGGGTGCAGGAATCTGATCTCGCAAACAAATCGAACACTGAATCTTGTATTTCGCCGAATTTTATGTTGGAACGTTACATCCAGGCTTGTGCACGCATCACCCACAGCAATCATAATAAACAAA CCGGAACTGCTAAACACAAGCAGCACCAAAgacagaaaaagaaaggtgCAGAAGATGATCCATCGGTCCAGGCAGTAAGCGAAGATGGAGTCGATTATGTAATCCACATAAATTTGGACAGTGGGAATCAGCTGTTGCAGTTGACACAGATGCAGCTGCAATTCGAGCGACAGCGTAGGGAAGTTCATGCTGAACGGAATCGAAGGCTGCTCGGAAAATTACGGGACACTCAAGCCCTCGAAGAGCACAACGCTGCACTG AGAGACCGCCTGCGAATTCTTGAGAATGAAACCGAGGATCTTAGAGTCGAGTTAGAACGCACGAAAAAAGAAGCACGTCAGGCAGAGAGAAGACATGCCGAAACACATAACCAGCTTCAGTTACAG TGCGCAGAAGAGCAGCAACGATCTCGTGAATTAAACGAACTCAACGGAGCGTTGAAACTAGAGCTGGAAGAGGAAAGGGCGAAAGTAGATCAAGGATTACGGGAACTACGTGCAACCGAAGCAGCTCTTTTTGACGCCGCTCATCAATTGAAGGGTGCCCTCAAAGCTGCAAATCAAGGGAAATTGTTGAAATGCGCCCTAGATACATTGCAAAAGCGGTTCCTGCTTCTTGGCGAG GTACAATTGAAGCTGCAAGAACAGATGGTCGGTCCAACACCAATGGCAAGACAAGAAGCTGCACAAATTCAGAGATCGTACTCAGAAGAATTATCCA acTTGCGACGCCAACTGGAGTCGCGAATTTCACTTATTGAAGCACTGCGAGCACGACTGATGGAATTAGAAGGTGGAGAAGCACAAAGAGAAGCTTTGCTTACAGAACAACATCAGCTTTTACAAGAAGCAAAGGAGCGACATGAAGCGGAACTCGAGGCCTTAGAATCTAAGTACAAAGCACAGCGAGCGATAAATCTACATCTGGAGGAACGTGTTTTAGAGCTGCTTGGTACTTTGGAGGATAAATCTTCAACAAATGCTTGCACGACCAATACGGTTTCTTCCGCATCCCCGAAGGAAAGATCTCCTCCACTATCCGTCAGCCTTGCCTCCTCTAGCGAGGGCAGTCTCGCCTTTATGCAGTCGGGCAGTGGAACTGGATTCATGATGAGCGACTGTTGTGATCCTGCTGGTGAAATAACAAACCTCCAAGCTATAGTTGATCCCGGACCAAGTCCTTCGCATGAGAGTCAAAcacagcaacaacagcaacctcctgcttga
- the LOC124297517 gene encoding hamartin isoform X2: protein MSSSAKGVTELFDLLESNKLGAVEEMKKVFHDHFLITKDNWLVNGLFDYYLSTNSLRAIEVLVGVREPHDKHLLDRLAEALTKHTSNGQNQRVQALTLLSHVVRRHPTWLYKLPNHCLFDRLLKLLKTDGEILPLLSALLLLVTLLPMLPAYLNPFLNDIFEVFARLASYHHQLSSQASLATSASPSVEMERDRLYIFHLQVGLESLFHRLYAMYPCNFLSFLRQHYMQRDSFATFSYTVNPMLDLVRMHPLLVTATKEIETSANRWKKMEHHDVVAECGRFALDKFREDVPINTGYQPPITHPIIEPPSHSHDLIDGVSSFGLKPVGEEGFWSPSMSIPPNSPPPHETRSTPSTPNNIRIGASPPEAAVEATPETTPVKDLRQQPARAPPTSSAVVRALGSFGNGLSNESRPSTPITVNPSTAGVMSSTPGTIDNISNNTNSHVVLSQKINKLFAERQTSQLSYSQTSVSQEFELNNSNLRSIRDTEVYLGQNGSSDDWQDDQEVLQIVGDSQKNIGSIEDIIKETSNTNSSFETAMANLSQKVQRLRFYSQCQAPLSHQISHYYNKVRRTTSCPEMNIQNDGILGSIKPFYAEENDHEKSTEEASTQTHDLVPYEHLLLGVVSSRVQESDLANKSNTESCISPNFMLERYIQACARITHSNHNKQTGTAKHKQHQRQKKKGAEDDPSVQAVSEDGVDYVIHINLDSGNQLLQLTQMQLQFERQRREVHAERNRRLLGKLRDTQALEEHNAALRDRLRILENETEDLRVELERTKKEARQAERRHAETHNQLQLQCAEEQQRSRELNELNGALKLELEEERAKVDQGLRELRATEAALFDAAHQLKGALKAANQGKLLKCALDTLQKRFLLLGEVQLKLQEQMVGPTPMARQEAAQIQRSYSEELSNLRRQLESRISLIEALRARLMELEGGEAQREALLTEQHQLLQEAKERHEAELEALESKYKAQRAINLHLEERVLELLGTLEDKSSTNACTTNTVSSASPKERSPPLSVSLASSSEGSLAFMQSGSGTGFMMSDCCDPAGEITNLQAIVDPGPSPSHESQTQQQQQPPA from the exons ATGAGCTCTAGCGCAAAGGGAGTAACCGAGCTTTTTGACCTCTTAGAGTCCAACAAGCTCGGAGCCGTGGAAGAGATGAAGAAAGTATTTCACGATCATTTCCTAATTA CTAAAGATAACTGGCTTGTGAATGGACTATTCGATTATTACCTCTCAACAAACTCCCTCCGAGCCATCGAGGTATTGGTGGGAGTCCGAGAACCTCATGATAAGCATCTGTTGGACCGGCTAGCGGAGGCACTAACTAAACATACTAGCAATGGGCAAAATCAGCGGGTACAAGCTCTAACACTTCTAAGCCACGTAGTACGAAGGCATCCTACTTGGCTGTACAAACTCCCCAATCATTGCCTCTTCGATCGACTACTAAAGCTTCTCAAG ACCGATGGGGAGATTTTACCACTACTGAGTGCCCTGCTTTTGCTGGTAACGTTACTGCCCATGCTGCCGGCGTATCTAAATCCATTCCTCAATGATATCTTCGAAGTCTTCGCTAGATTAGCCTCCTACCACCATCAACTATCATCCCAGGCTTCATTGGCAACTTCTGCTTCACCTTCCGTAGAAATGGAGAGAGACAgactatatatttttcatctacaG GTTGGATTGGAAAGTTTGTTTCACAGACTATACGCGATGTATCCGTGCAACTTTTTGTCGTTCCTTCGACAGCACTACATGCAGCGTGATTCATTTGCTACATTTTCATACACTGTTAATCCAATGTTGGATTTAGTGCGGATGCATCCTCTTCTTGTTACGGCAACCAAAGAAATCGAGACTTCTGCCAACAG gtggaaaaaaatggagCATCACGACGTAGTGGCTGAGTGTGGCCGATTTGCACTTGACAAATTTCGGGAGGATGTGCCAATAAATACTGGGTATCAGCCACCAATCACACATCCCATAATAG aacCTCCCTCTCACTCTCACGATCTAATAGACGGTGTAAGTAGTTTTGGATTAAAACCTGTTGGAGAGGAGGGATTTTGGTCACCAAGCATGAGTATACCTCCCAATAGTCCTCCACCACATGAAACTCGCTCCACACCTTCAACGCCAAATAATATTAGAATTGGGGCATCTCCACCTGAGGCAGCTGTCGAAGCAACACCCGAAACGACTCCAGTTAAG GATTTGCGGCAACAACCGGCTCGAGCACCTCCTACTAGCTCGGCTGTAGTTCGAGCTTTGGGCTCTTTTGGCAATGGGCTATCGAATGAATCACGGCCATCGACTCCTATCACCGTAAATCCTTCCACAGCTGGAGTAATGAGCAGCACACCTGGCACAATCGACAACATTTCAAACAATACTAATTCACATGTGGTTCTATCTCAAAagattaacaaattatttgCTGAACGACAAACGAGCCAGCTTAGCTACTCGCAGACTTCTGTGTCCCAAGAATTCGAGCTAAATAATAGTAACCTGAGGAGTATAAGGGACACTGAAGTTTATTTGGGTCAAAACGGAAGTAGCGATGATTGGCAAGATGATCAAGAG GTCCTTCAAATCGTTGGAGATTCACAGAAAAATATTGGATCCATAGAAGATATAATTAAAGAGACGTCAAATACTAATTCATCTTTTGAAACCGCGATGGCAAACTTGTCCCAGAAAGTTCAACGTCTTCGTTTTTATTCGCAATGCCAAGCACCACTGTCCCACCAAATTTCACATTATTACAACAAG GTGCGCAGAACCACCTCCTGCCCAGAAATGAACATTCAGAATGATGGAATTTTGGGAAGTATTAAACCATTTTATGCCGAAGAAAACGACCATGAAAAAAGTACAGAGGAGGCGAGTACTCAGACACATGATTTAGTACCGTACGAACATCTTCTACTCGGAGTTGTTTCAAGCAGGGTGCAGGAATCTGATCTCGCAAACAAATCGAACACTGAATCTTGTATTTCGCCGAATTTTATGTTGGAACGTTACATCCAGGCTTGTGCACGCATCACCCACAGCAATCATAATAAACAAA CCGGAACTGCTAAACACAAGCAGCACCAAAgacagaaaaagaaaggtgCAGAAGATGATCCATCGGTCCAGGCAGTAAGCGAAGATGGAGTCGATTATGTAATCCACATAAATTTGGACAGTGGGAATCAGCTGTTGCAGTTGACACAGATGCAGCTGCAATTCGAGCGACAGCGTAGGGAAGTTCATGCTGAACGGAATCGAAGGCTGCTCGGAAAATTACGGGACACTCAAGCCCTCGAAGAGCACAACGCTGCACTG AGAGACCGCCTGCGAATTCTTGAGAATGAAACCGAGGATCTTAGAGTCGAGTTAGAACGCACGAAAAAAGAAGCACGTCAGGCAGAGAGAAGACATGCCGAAACACATAACCAGCTTCAGTTACAG TGCGCAGAAGAGCAGCAACGATCTCGTGAATTAAACGAACTCAACGGAGCGTTGAAACTAGAGCTGGAAGAGGAAAGGGCGAAAGTAGATCAAGGATTACGGGAACTACGTGCAACCGAAGCAGCTCTTTTTGACGCCGCTCATCAATTGAAGGGTGCCCTCAAAGCTGCAAATCAAGGGAAATTGTTGAAATGCGCCCTAGATACATTGCAAAAGCGGTTCCTGCTTCTTGGCGAG GTACAATTGAAGCTGCAAGAACAGATGGTCGGTCCAACACCAATGGCAAGACAAGAAGCTGCACAAATTCAGAGATCGTACTCAGAAGAATTATCCA acTTGCGACGCCAACTGGAGTCGCGAATTTCACTTATTGAAGCACTGCGAGCACGACTGATGGAATTAGAAGGTGGAGAAGCACAAAGAGAAGCTTTGCTTACAGAACAACATCAGCTTTTACAAGAAGCAAAGGAGCGACATGAAGCGGAACTCGAGGCCTTAGAATCTAAGTACAAAGCACAGCGAGCGATAAATCTACATCTGGAGGAACGTGTTTTAGAGCTGCTTGGTACTTTGGAGGATAAATCTTCAACAAATGCTTGCACGACCAATACGGTTTCTTCCGCATCCCCGAAGGAAAGATCTCCTCCACTATCCGTCAGCCTTGCCTCCTCTAGCGAGGGCAGTCTCGCCTTTATGCAGTCGGGCAGTGGAACTGGATTCATGATGAGCGACTGTTGTGATCCTGCTGGTGAAATAACAAACCTCCAAGCTATAGTTGATCCCGGACCAAGTCCTTCGCATGAGAGTCAAAcacagcaacaacagcaacctcctgcttga